The following is a genomic window from Aquificota bacterium.
GCAAAGACTATGAGATAAAGCTTGCCTATCCTCTTATGGGAAAGGCCTTCCTTACCCTTTATGGTATGTTCGTGAGGCACAAGGTTTTCTATGAGGGCCATAAGGATAAAGCCCAGCACAATGCCCAAAGCCACAGACCAAAAGCCACCTATCTCTATACCCGGCAGTATAAGGCTTGTAAAGCTGGCTACAAGCATAACACCACCGGTAAAAGAGAGGGCTGGCCCCACGCTTATAAAGGACCTTTTAAAAAGCACAGCAATAAGGCTTCCAAGAAAGGTTCCCAAAAGGAGCAAAGAGGAAAGAAAAATTATGTTCATAGTAGGTCGGAGACCTTAAAAAGGGAGAAAACCTTTAGCCCTTCCCTTTCCAAGTTCTCCCTTCCGCCCTCTTCCCTGTCTACCACCGCATAAACGCATAGAACCTCATAGCCTTCTTTTTGACAGGCTTGAACAGCCTTTAGGGCAGAGGCACCAGTGGTTATAACATCTTCAAAGACCACCACTCTATCCCCAGCCTTCAACAATCCTTCTATTTGTCTTCCTGTGCCATGGGCCTTTGGCTCCTTTCTTACCACAAAGGGCTTTATGGGACTTCCTTCCAAGTAAGATATCATGGCTACAGAGTAGGCTATAGGGTCTGCGCCAAGGGTAAGTCCACCCACCCCATCGGGCCTTAGGTCCTTTATGCTTTCATACATCACTCTACCGAGTGTATACAGGCTTTCCGGGTCAAAGGTGATCTGCTTTAGGTCTATGTAATACCTGCTTAGCCTTCCCGAAGATAGTTTAAATATGGGTTCTTCAGCAACCTTTAAGGACCTTTCCTTTATAAGATTCTTTAGCCTTTCCTTATCCATTAGCCTTTAGCTTCTCTTTAGCATACTCCATAAGGCCACCGGCTTTTAAGATGGCCATAAGGGTTTCCGGGAACTTTGTGGCTTGGTATTCTTTTCCTTTAGTGAGATTTCTCACTATACCCTTTTCCAAGTCCACTTCCACCTCATCACCTTGGTCCATTTCATCCACCGCCTGTGGAGCCTCCACTATGGGAAGTCCTATGTTTATAGCATTCCTAAAGAATATCCTTGCAAAGGACTTAGCAATAACCACAGGCACGCCCGCATACTTTATGGCGATGGGTGCATGCTCTCTGGAAGAGCCGGAGCCAAAATTCCTGCCAGCCACTATAATATCGCCTTCCTTGTGTTCCTTGGCAAAGTTGGGATGTTCTGAGTCTTCCATCACATGCTGGGCAAGCTCATATGGGTCTGAAGTGTTTAAATATCTGGCAGGAATTATCTGGTCTGTGTCCACGTTGTCTCCAAACTTCCAAACCCTACCTCTTACAATCATAGGAAAATTATAAACTAAAAACACATGCTGGGTATGAAATTGCAGTGCTTCAAATATTTTGAAAACTTTATCCCTTTACCACCACCCTTACAATCCTATCCTCTCCTATCTCCCATCTTTTCTTTGCCCTCTGGTCAAGCCTGCTCAAAGGTAGGTCTTTTTCCTCCAATCTATCATAAAATACCTTACCTTCCTTTGTGGCTATCATAAGCTCTACAGAGCCTTTTATAGGAACCACATCCACAAGCCTTTCCCTTGAAGAGCCAAGCACCTCCACGCCCTTTGTGGCCCTTCCCCTTTGTGGCACCTCTTGGAGCGAAATTTTCTTTATCCCGCCCTCTTCCGTTATCACCAGCAGATACTCTGCATCCCTCAAGGCTCTTATGCCTACCACCATATCCCCGCTTTCCAACTTTATGCCTTGCACACCCTTTGAACCAACTGTGGCGGGTGGTACCTCTCCCACTGGGAACCTTAGCAACCTTCCTCTATGGGTAAATAGAAGCACATCCCCCTCTTCTGGCGCTTGCACCACCTTAACTATTCTGTCTCCTTCTTCGGAGAACTTTATTATTTGCATACCTTGAGACCTATATTCAAAATCCACAAGGGGAATCTTCTTTACATATCCCATCTGGGTTGCCAAAAGGATCCTTCCTTCTACATGGGACCTTACAAAGGCGCCAACTATTTTCTCTTCCGCTTCTTTTAGAGATACATGGCTACCCCTTAGGGCTTGAGAGCCTGCTATCCAATAGACCCTTCCCTTATCGGAAACCATAAAAAGACCGCTGGTAAAAGGCACATCAAGTATATTTACTACCTCTTCACCTTCTTCCATGTCCTCTACGGGTAGAACTCTACCCTTTACATATACAACTACAGTGAGGGCACCCTCTTCTTGGGATTGAAGCTCTTCTACAAGAGTTTTCCTTGGTGCATTAAAGCTTTTGACAAGCTCCTGCATTTCTTCTATAAAGACCTTTATCCTTTCCTCTTCCTTTTCCACAAGCCTTGTGTAATACTCTATCTTCTCCTTTAACTCTTTCTCTTCTTCCTCCAGTTTTCCCCTTTCAAGGGATGTGAGCCTTTGAAGCTTCATATCCAAGACCGCATTCGCCTGAGCTTGGGATAGCTTATACTTATTCATAAGCCTTTCTCTTGCCTCTTGAACATCGGAGGAGCTTCTTATATCCTGTATAACTTCATCAAGGTGCTTGAGGGCTATCAAAAGACCTTCTACTATATGGAGCCTTTCCTTTGCCTTTGAAAGGAAAAACTTAGACCTTCTTAGTATTACTTCAAGCCTATGGGCCATAAATTCCTGAAGA
Proteins encoded in this region:
- the leuD gene encoding 3-isopropylmalate dehydratase small subunit — protein: MIVRGRVWKFGDNVDTDQIIPARYLNTSDPYELAQHVMEDSEHPNFAKEHKEGDIIVAGRNFGSGSSREHAPIAIKYAGVPVVIAKSFARIFFRNAINIGLPIVEAPQAVDEMDQGDEVEVDLEKGIVRNLTKGKEYQATKFPETLMAILKAGGLMEYAKEKLKANG
- the pyrE gene encoding orotate phosphoribosyltransferase translates to MDKERLKNLIKERSLKVAEEPIFKLSSGRLSRYYIDLKQITFDPESLYTLGRVMYESIKDLRPDGVGGLTLGADPIAYSVAMISYLEGSPIKPFVVRKEPKAHGTGRQIEGLLKAGDRVVVFEDVITTGASALKAVQACQKEGYEVLCVYAVVDREEGGRENLEREGLKVFSLFKVSDLL
- a CDS encoding DNA topoisomerase 4 subunit A, whose translation is MEIITVPIEEEVKQSYIDYAMSVIVGRAIPDVRDGLKPVQRRILYAMYEMGLYPEKPFVKSARIVGAVLGYYHPHGDQAVYEALVRMAQDFNMNYPLVIGQGNFGSVDGDPPAAMRYTEAKLSKYALKLLEDIDKNTVDFVPNFDGSTLEPSVLPSKFPNLLCNGTSGIAVGLATSIPPHNLKEVCQALVELAKNPDLTTQEIMKYIKGPDFPTGGIVENYSELIEFYDKGRGQVKIRAKAHIEKLSGGREQIVITELPYQVNKAELIKRMAELAREGKLKEISDIRDESDKEGIRIVVELKRDADGNKTLEKLYKHTALRKNFPLNFVVLIRGEPKLVGIKTLLQEFMAHRLEVILRRSKFFLSKAKERLHIVEGLLIALKHLDEVIQDIRSSSDVQEARERLMNKYKLSQAQANAVLDMKLQRLTSLERGKLEEEEKELKEKIEYYTRLVEKEEERIKVFIEEMQELVKSFNAPRKTLVEELQSQEEGALTVVVYVKGRVLPVEDMEEGEEVVNILDVPFTSGLFMVSDKGRVYWIAGSQALRGSHVSLKEAEEKIVGAFVRSHVEGRILLATQMGYVKKIPLVDFEYRSQGMQIIKFSEEGDRIVKVVQAPEEGDVLLFTHRGRLLRFPVGEVPPATVGSKGVQGIKLESGDMVVGIRALRDAEYLLVITEEGGIKKISLQEVPQRGRATKGVEVLGSSRERLVDVVPIKGSVELMIATKEGKVFYDRLEEKDLPLSRLDQRAKKRWEIGEDRIVRVVVKG